CAAATCGCTTCTGGCTTCGATTTTCTTGATTATCTCTTCGATCTTTGCCACGTCTCTATCCCTCCTCGCCTCGTAAAACAACTGGTTCATCTCTTGCTCGAACGAAGCGAAGATGCACACCGCGAAAAGCAGTAGTGCCACTAGCAGACCCTTCTTCATAAAAATTCCCCCTTTGTGAAGATGAAACACATAATGCCGGCTTTTGAAACTCGATGATTCCAGTTTTATTATATCTTTCCATGCTCGATGAATCACCTGCGTCCAGAAACAGTTGAATTCGTTTCATTGTGAAACGTTTTTCAGCCTGAATCGTTTCACGCTGAAACGATATTTAGAACTATTGCCATAATACGTTTCATTTAGAAACGGAATATGGTATAATCAGTTTTGAAATACAAATATGTGGGGGATGCGACGTGGAGCTGAATCAGATAATTGAAAAACTCGAACTGCGTATGAACAGGTTGATCAGCTTTTTGCCAGAAAGAAAAAGGCTTTACTTTGACGATTTAGAAAAACAATTTCAAAACAGAGCGATTCTGTTGTACGGTCCAAGAGGTGTCGGCAAAACTACTTTCTTGCTCTTCATGGCAAAAAAGCAGAACTTACTCTACATCTCCGGCGACGATCCGCTACTTTTGAGTTGTCCCCTACACAGTTTGATCGAACAGATCCTCATGAATTATCATGGGATTATCATAGACGAAGTCCATTCTCTACCAAACTGGAGCCTCATTCTCAAAAACATCTACGATTCGTTTCCCAATAAGATCGTATGGGTCAGTGACAGTAGTTCGGTGATACTGAGACAAAGCGTGGTGGATCTTTCAAGAAGGTTTGTGCTGATCAAACTCCCTCTGATGTCTCTAAGAGAATATATCTACCTCGAAACGGGCAAGGTCATAGACAGACTGCGTTTCCCCTCCGAAGATCTCTCAGGCTACGCGGCCGAGGTGATGAGACAGGTTAATGTGATGAACTACTTCAAAGACTACCGTGAAAAAGGAACAAGACCATTTTACACTGAGGGGAATTTCAAAGAGAAGATGATGAACATCCTTGAAAAAACAATATACTACGACATCACCCACTTCGTTGGTGCTGTGAGCGATAACCATTTCGAAGTCATGAAGGCTATAATCGGTCATCTTTTGTATTCAAAGATTCCAACCATCAACGTTGAATCGATGTGCAAGGAATGGTCGATAGGAAAACCGAAGCTGTACCAGTTGCTCAGGGCCATGGAACAGGTCGGTTTGATCAACATCGTGCCGAAGGGAAAGGTTGAAAGACCGTACTCAAAAGGTTCAAAGATATTTTTCGCCGATCCAGCTTTTTATTACGTTTTTGAAGGAGAGGTTGGAAACTTTCGAGAAGCTTTCACTGTGTTCACCTTGAAAGAGAAAGGAAAGATCTGGGCTGCGAAGAATGAACATGAGGCAGATTTCATCTTTGAAGGTCTGAAACTGGAGGTCGGAGGTAGGCAGAAGTCTTCCAAATCGAGTGATTTTGTACTCAGAGACGATATCGACTTTCCTTTGAGAAATGTCATCCCTCTGTGGATGCTCGGCATGCTGTGGTGAGGGCACGCCGTCTTCAACTGGCTCGACAACCCTGTTGGTGAGACGCTTATTGTAACACATTGACCTTTTGACCTTTCAGAAGGTCAAATTTACACAACGGTTTTGCCGAAGGCTTCTGTTGAAGATTTTCATCATCATGTATTTCTTCCCTGAACCTCCGTGAGGCGACAGGAAATCCCGCCAGGCTTTACAAAAAACGGAGAACCTCTTCGATAACTGAAATTTCGTCTCGACACTACTGACGAACTTGCTCCTTTCAGAGTCGGTTTCCTGCCCAGAACATTGAACATGTTGGTATTTATCGAACAGGTTCGATAAATTCGTACGTTTTTATCGAACATCGCAAACAAGGCGCAGTCTTCTCCAGAATGGAGATGAATCTACGGATTCAGCGTCCTTGTGGTGAATAGTTCAGAGGCGACGGAACCCAAAAGAGTTTTACGAGCCATTACGGGTTGAAGCAGAAAGCTTTCTATAAGGCAGGGTAGTATTATGGTGAACGGGAAACCAAAGGCTATTGTCATGAAAATCGATGGAGATCCAAAGGAAGTTCTGGATTTCATGGAAAAAATAAGAGTTCAAACGGCTGTTGAGAAGTTACGGTTGTTCTCACTGGAAAAAGGATTGGACAAGCTCTCAGAGGAGGAAGTTGAAAAATATCTGCATTATTCTGGTATTATCGAGAGAGACGACAGGTGTTGAAGAGGGCCATGGTTTTTAAAACCGGCAGAGTACAATAAATAAAAGTTCTCAGTGAAAGGTGGTATTGATTTGGAGAGAAGTAAAGACTGGCTGGATGCAGCAAAAGATGATCTGGATCATGCAAAACACGATTTGGAGCACGGCTTCTACAACTGGGCATGCTTTTCTTCCCAGCAGGCAGCAGAAAAAGCTGTGAAAGCTGTGTTTCAGAGAATGGGTGCGCAAGCATGGGGACATTCTGTAGCAGATTTGCTCGAGGAACTCTCCAATCACTTTGAAATCCCTGAAGAACTTTTGGATTTTGCTCTCGAACTGGACAAAGCCTACATTCCCACCAGGTACCCGGATGCCCTTCCTTCCGGATCTCCCAGAAACAAATATTCCAGAACCGAAGCTGAAAGGCTGGTAGACTATGCCGAGAAGATCGTCAGGTTCTGCGAGGATCTTCTATCCAGAATATGACAAGGAAAAGGTCCTGGAGATAATCAGAAACTCCCTTCCACAACTTTTGAAGGTACTTCCTGTGAGGCTTGTAGTGCTTTTTGGTTCTTATGCGAGAGGAAACTTCACCGCTTTCAGTGATATCGATCTCCTCGTGGTGTATGACGATCCAATCAGAGAAGATGCCTACAAAATGGTGAAAAAGACTATCAGATTGAAAGGTCTCGAACCCCACGTCTATTCTCTGAGTGAATACAAACAGATAGAAAAGACCATCGCAAAGATGATCGAAAACGGAGTGGTTGTTTACAGAAAAGAAGATATTTGAGGAAATTCCATAGATGAAATTCTTGCGTTGAAGTGCTCGATTATTGAATTAAGGTCTTCTGTTCACCAGATATCCCGATTCGCCTTCTCTGAGTAGTCTGTCCACCAGAACACTCAAAAGATTGGCTACTGCTCGTTTCGCAAAATCACCTTTGTGCTGTTTTCTGTTGTATTTGGACTCAACTACAAATTCCCATCGAAACTTTGGCATCGTCGACATAATGGATAGATGATGCACAGACTCGACAGTTTTCAGTGACAGGGTTTCCTAATTGAAAATTAAACATGTCCGCATTTATTGATCACATTCGACAAACTCGTACGATTTTATCGAACATCGCAAATAAGGCGCGGTTTTCTACACAATGGAGATGCATCTACGGATTTAGCATGTTTGTGGCGTAACAGTTCAAAGACGGCGGAACCCGAAAGAGTTTTACGGGTCATCACAGGTCCAAGCAGAAAGCCTTCTATAAGGCGGGTAGTTCACCGAGTGGATAAAATCATACGAAAAGGTGGCGAAGGATTCAGCGCACTTGAGGAACCCGCTGTCTCAGAAGTGCTATGATGTTTTGTTTGACATATTGTAGGACATATCGTATGATATTACTGGAGGTGATGGTATGCGCTTTGTTTCAAGTAGAGACATCAGGAACAATCCGGCCGTGCTCTGGAAGGACAGCGAAACGGTCATCACGGTGAATGGAAAGCCGAAGGCTGTTGTTGTGACAATCGAAGGAGATCCAAAAGAGATTCTGGATTTCATAGAAAGAATGAGGGTCCAGATGGCTGTTGAGAAGTTACGGATGTTCTCACTGGAAAAAGGACTGAACAGGCTCTCAGAGGATGAAATCGAAGAGATAATAAGAGAGGCAAGGAAACAGAAATGAAAGTCGTTGTTGACACAAACGTTTTGGTGTCTGGAATCATAAATCCACACGGCAGGCCTGCCCATATTCTCAATCTTGTCCTTGATGGAAGGCTCATACTCTGTATTGATTCGAGAATATACAGTGAGTATGAAAGAGTTCTTCTAAGTCCAAAGTTTTCTTTTCCTGGCGAGCATGTGAGAGTACTACTGGATTTCATAAAGAGAAAGTCTGTTTTTGTAGTACCATCACCTCTCGGAATAGATCCACTCGACGAGTCCGATCTTCCCTTTCTGGAAGTTGCCTTTTCAGCAAAAGCCCCTATCGTGACAGGAAATAAAAAGCATTTCGAAAACGTGAAAGGAATAGAGATGTACACTCCCTCTGAGTTCATTGAGAAGTTCATTGGACGCACTCTTTGAAATGCTCTTTCTTATCCATCGTCAGGGCGTCTTGTTTTCCCAATGGGATCATACGCAAAATCACTCATACCTCTGAGAAGATCTTCTGTCGACCATCGCAGGGAACGCATTATTCCAGCTGGCTGAACGGTGTCGCTTTTTGAATCACTGTTCCCTGCCCATACAGGAGTTTTCGCACGAATTTGACGAAGATATAAATAGAACGTTTCTTCATACCTGAAATACTCTACTTTTTTGAATGTTCACTCAGACGCCCCTTGAGCTTTCTGTGCCCTACATGGACGATTTCTTTATTTTGCCTGCCAATTCGTACCGAATGCGTCCGGTACCTGTTCAATCTTTTTTCCTCAAAACGAGACCATTCGATTTAAATCCAGGGCAACGGCATTCATAGTCCTGGCATCGTCGACATATTCGATGGATGATGGACAGGCTCGACAGTTTTTTCGCTGGCAGGGTTTTATAATTTGAAAATCATGTCGGTATTCATCGACCACATTCGATAAAGTCGTACGATTTTATCGAACGAAATAGAGAAATTCGAACGAATATGATAGAATAGGATAGTATTCCTCCAAGGAGTGATTCGCGGTGAGAATGGACGAGCTCTACATAATGAACCCCTGGTGGCGAGATCCGGAAGCTATAAACACTGATCGTCACATATCGATGTTCGAAAACAGCACATTCAAATACTTCCCAGAAAATCTCTTTAAGAAGATTCCGCCGAACAAACCCGGGATATACACAATAAGAGACCTCGCCAGATAGGAAAAACCACTTTCCTGAAGCTCTACATAAGAAAGCTCTTGAAGGACGGT
The Thermotoga sp. Ku-13t DNA segment above includes these coding regions:
- a CDS encoding ATP-binding protein gives rise to the protein MELNQIIEKLELRMNRLISFLPERKRLYFDDLEKQFQNRAILLYGPRGVGKTTFLLFMAKKQNLLYISGDDPLLLSCPLHSLIEQILMNYHGIIIDEVHSLPNWSLILKNIYDSFPNKIVWVSDSSSVILRQSVVDLSRRFVLIKLPLMSLREYIYLETGKVIDRLRFPSEDLSGYAAEVMRQVNVMNYFKDYREKGTRPFYTEGNFKEKMMNILEKTIYYDITHFVGAVSDNHFEVMKAIIGHLLYSKIPTINVESMCKEWSIGKPKLYQLLRAMEQVGLINIVPKGKVERPYSKGSKIFFADPAFYYVFEGEVGNFREAFTVFTLKEKGKIWAAKNEHEADFIFEGLKLEVGGRQKSSKSSDFVLRDDIDFPLRNVIPLWMLGMLW
- a CDS encoding HEPN domain-containing protein, producing the protein MKGGIDLERSKDWLDAAKDDLDHAKHDLEHGFYNWACFSSQQAAEKAVKAVFQRMGAQAWGHSVADLLEELSNHFEIPEELLDFALELDKAYIPTRYPDALPSGSPRNKYSRTEAERLVDYAEKIVRFCEDLLSRI
- a CDS encoding nucleotidyltransferase domain-containing protein translates to MPRRSSGSARIFYPEYDKEKVLEIIRNSLPQLLKVLPVRLVVLFGSYARGNFTAFSDIDLLVVYDDPIREDAYKMVKKTIRLKGLEPHVYSLSEYKQIEKTIAKMIENGVVVYRKEDI
- a CDS encoding putative toxin-antitoxin system toxin component, PIN family, encoding MKVVVDTNVLVSGIINPHGRPAHILNLVLDGRLILCIDSRIYSEYERVLLSPKFSFPGEHVRVLLDFIKRKSVFVVPSPLGIDPLDESDLPFLEVAFSAKAPIVTGNKKHFENVKGIEMYTPSEFIEKFIGRTL